In Desulforegulaceae bacterium, the following are encoded in one genomic region:
- the recC gene encoding exodeoxyribonuclease V subunit gamma, translating to MKNFNLCFSNKIEVLLERLGKSLEKPEGGVFEPEIIVVQSKGMEKYLSLKLCENLGILSNVLFLYPNSLIEYCLEKTGFLENSSFKPGAEAYTWTIMDLIYQFKDEENFKEVLNYIKTLDGKISIEKLYQFSSKVSRLFMEYQIFRPKWILSWEEDETKAGWQSFLWNRLCKTLGLNYPLKQINNLFEKFDTEKEVLNNLPKKISVFGIFSLPQIYLETLNFFSQNSEINLYLLNPCLDYWGEILPKSTIDNLQKKSKGTELYLEYGNSLLASFGKTGKVFYETINDYPINKIDETYIPPKETSLLSSIQNSILNLFDYSDTSKKNISLNDNSIRIHSCHGPMREMEVLKDNILYILDTDKNIQLSDIIVMIPDIEKYSPYIKSVFGRSNDNYKLTFSIADRSFKSENKGLDSFLKLAGIFTTRFEASVVIDLLEDKFIHQKFGLNEEEVEKIKQWALKLNISWGLDEDFKENFNLSSEISGTWKKGIDLICLGHALNPDDLVFFNNLLPVFELDTSEQETASGLMEFYYKLKKYSKKIIGKKHLAAEWADIFLNICDDFLYFEKTNEFDFINLKKIFTDLKEEAIYSQTSLKIPFIVIYQRIEQIALSASSGYGFLDGRLTFCAMLPMRSIPFKMICVCGLNQGDFPRNYYPPNFDLMGKNRQKGDRHIRDDDRYLFLETIISARNYLYLSYTGKDQETDSIIPPSPILSELIDYIEDNFISPENIIEQITRNHQASSFSSSYFSFDNSGEADLSGSLFSYSKRLMELSKDINLEKPESFVFIDQPLKKDEKSESEFLDLNSFISFFKNPQKFYLKFNSIETEQSFDFFEDREAFNPGNLFEYIISNDLLEMFLTGKDEEISKKIFKSQNKLPYGKTGEVFYNKLKEDIFFFLNKLENYLEKPEKVSLSLISDKLKIKGNLSLYNGKIILFRYGRINPKNLIELWLKHVLALYSEIAQFKNLSIFAGSEKSAFIKSKFENLEKDRVYIEELGKLFEKGCVSPLNFDPDLSFSYVKGIQNSVKKDFSKITDEIREINLSKVKNEISSANSFKDYSLIEKNFRGKDFFDDKFIEISEKFFLPIFKSLNEVN from the coding sequence ATGAAAAACTTTAATCTTTGTTTTTCAAACAAAATTGAAGTTTTACTTGAAAGACTTGGTAAGTCTTTAGAAAAGCCAGAAGGCGGTGTTTTTGAACCTGAAATAATTGTAGTTCAAAGCAAGGGAATGGAAAAATACCTTTCCCTTAAGCTTTGTGAAAATCTTGGAATCTTATCCAATGTTTTATTTTTATATCCAAATTCCCTGATTGAATATTGCCTTGAAAAGACAGGGTTTTTAGAAAATTCATCTTTTAAACCGGGTGCTGAAGCTTATACCTGGACAATAATGGATTTGATTTATCAGTTTAAAGATGAGGAAAACTTTAAGGAAGTTTTAAATTATATAAAAACTTTGGATGGAAAAATAAGTATAGAAAAGCTTTATCAGTTTTCTTCAAAAGTTTCCCGTCTTTTTATGGAATATCAGATATTTAGACCAAAATGGATTTTATCATGGGAAGAAGATGAGACTAAAGCAGGATGGCAGTCTTTTTTATGGAACAGACTATGTAAAACCCTTGGTTTGAATTACCCTTTAAAGCAAATCAACAATCTTTTTGAAAAGTTTGATACAGAAAAGGAGGTTTTAAATAATCTACCCAAAAAAATTTCAGTTTTTGGAATTTTTTCACTTCCCCAGATTTACCTTGAAACCCTGAATTTTTTTTCACAAAACTCAGAAATTAACCTTTATCTTTTAAATCCATGTCTGGATTATTGGGGTGAGATTTTACCTAAAAGCACAATTGATAATTTACAAAAGAAATCTAAAGGAACAGAGCTTTACCTTGAATATGGCAATTCTCTTCTTGCTTCTTTTGGTAAAACAGGGAAGGTTTTTTATGAAACAATTAATGATTATCCAATAAATAAAATTGATGAAACTTATATCCCGCCCAAGGAAACCTCGCTTTTATCATCTATTCAGAATTCAATTCTAAATCTTTTTGATTATTCAGATACCAGTAAAAAAAATATAAGCTTAAATGACAACTCCATTAGAATTCATTCATGTCATGGTCCCATGAGGGAGATGGAAGTTTTAAAGGATAATATTTTATATATTCTTGATACAGATAAAAACATTCAGCTTTCAGATATAATTGTAATGATTCCTGATATTGAAAAATATTCTCCATATATAAAATCAGTTTTTGGAAGATCAAATGATAATTATAAACTAACTTTTTCCATAGCAGACAGATCCTTTAAATCTGAAAATAAAGGGCTTGATTCTTTTTTAAAACTCGCAGGAATATTTACCACAAGATTTGAAGCTTCAGTTGTTATAGATCTTTTGGAAGATAAATTTATTCATCAAAAATTTGGATTAAATGAAGAAGAAGTTGAAAAAATAAAACAATGGGCCTTGAAATTAAATATATCCTGGGGCCTTGATGAGGATTTTAAGGAAAATTTTAATCTTTCTTCTGAAATTTCAGGAACCTGGAAAAAAGGCATTGATCTTATTTGTCTTGGTCATGCATTAAATCCTGATGATTTGGTTTTTTTCAACAACCTTTTACCTGTTTTTGAACTTGATACTTCTGAGCAGGAAACAGCATCAGGGCTTATGGAGTTTTATTATAAGCTTAAAAAATACAGTAAAAAAATTATTGGTAAAAAACATTTGGCAGCTGAGTGGGCAGATATTTTTTTAAATATTTGCGATGATTTTTTATATTTTGAAAAAACAAATGAGTTTGACTTTATAAATCTTAAAAAAATTTTTACAGATTTAAAAGAAGAAGCAATTTATTCACAAACCAGTTTGAAAATTCCTTTTATAGTGATCTATCAAAGAATAGAACAAATTGCTTTATCAGCTTCTTCTGGTTATGGTTTTTTGGATGGAAGACTTACTTTTTGTGCCATGCTTCCAATGCGAAGCATTCCTTTTAAAATGATTTGTGTTTGCGGGTTAAATCAGGGAGATTTTCCAAGAAATTATTATCCTCCAAATTTTGATCTAATGGGAAAAAACAGACAAAAAGGAGATCGTCATATAAGGGATGATGATAGATATCTTTTTTTGGAAACCATAATTTCAGCAAGAAATTACCTTTATTTAAGTTACACAGGAAAAGATCAGGAAACAGATTCAATAATTCCCCCTTCTCCCATTTTATCAGAGCTAATTGATTATATAGAAGATAATTTTATTTCCCCAGAAAATATAATAGAGCAGATTACAAGAAACCACCAGGCTTCTTCATTTTCTTCATCGTATTTTTCTTTTGATAATTCAGGAGAAGCTGATTTAAGTGGCTCTTTGTTTTCCTATTCAAAAAGATTAATGGAACTTTCAAAAGACATTAATTTGGAAAAGCCTGAAAGCTTTGTTTTTATTGATCAGCCGTTAAAAAAAGATGAAAAGTCTGAAAGTGAATTTCTAGATTTAAATTCTTTTATAAGTTTTTTTAAAAATCCCCAGAAGTTTTATTTAAAATTCAATTCCATAGAAACAGAGCAGAGCTTTGATTTTTTTGAAGACAGGGAAGCTTTTAATCCTGGAAATCTTTTTGAATATATTATTTCAAATGATCTCCTTGAAATGTTTTTAACAGGAAAAGATGAAGAAATTTCTAAAAAAATTTTTAAAAGCCAAAATAAACTCCCCTATGGTAAAACAGGTGAAGTTTTTTACAATAAACTTAAAGAGGATATTTTTTTCTTTTTAAACAAACTTGAAAATTATCTTGAAAAACCAGAAAAAGTTTCCTTGTCTTTAATTAGTGATAAACTCAAAATTAAAGGAAACTTAAGTCTTTACAATGGAAAAATCATTCTTTTCAGATATGGAAGAATAAACCCTAAGAATTTAATAGAGCTTTGGCTAAAACATGTTCTTGCACTTTACAGTGAAATAGCCCAATTTAAAAATTTGTCAATTTTTGCAGGCAGTGAGAAATCTGCTTTTATAAAAAGCAAATTTGAAAATCTTGAAAAGGATCGGGTCTATATAGAAGAACTTGGTAAACTTTTTGAAAAAGGCTGTGTTAGTCCCTTAAATTTTGATCCTGATCTTTCATTTAGTTATGTAAAAGGAATTCAAAACTCAGTTAAAAAAGATTTTTCAAAAATTACAGATGAAATACGGGAAATAAATTTATCAAAGGTAAAAAATGAAATTAGTTCAGCAAATTCTTTTAAGGATTATTCCCTTATTGAAAAAAATTTCAGGGGAAAAGATTTTTTTGACGATAAGTTTATTGAAATTTCAGAAAAATTTTTTCTTCCAATCTTTAAAAGTTTAAATGAGGTAAACTAA
- the recB gene encoding exodeoxyribonuclease V subunit beta, which translates to MKVFDPFETNIKNSTTLIEASAGTGKTYTITSLILRLVLEKDLSIKEILVVTFTEAAALELKDRILKRLRETLKGFESLIKDKKENIKDPFILKLVDSYPDPKEGMVKISSAIRDFDLSCIFTIHGFCYKVLSEYAFETKNFFESEILGDESVLIGKSADDFYRNYIDSSDSNKSRFLFLNNLGPDYIADLVKKYMSYPELKIIAKKPSDNLNEINDEFFQCEKEAGQIWETEQSKIREILTDSDIFKKTISGNFEERKEYLDKVFESKKNLSSVYTKEKINRKNNPFMYFKWTEVEKGAKKGKEAPFHIFFEKCEELHNKALELEEETLKFLSLFKKTGFKETLKILSNLKDEQKVLGFGDFLFKVKYSIENDNQDVFKNTLRTRYKSALIDEFQDTDLVQYEIFKKVFKGYCPLFFIGDPKQAIYRFRGADIYAYLNARKDADHIFTLNKNYRSSIQAVNSVNNVFSFSANPFCIEEINYFEIGAVKPESDSIFEEEKPSGGMEFVLMSEKTGTNQTQKENFILKYIVSEITNILSRSQNKKIKIEDKEIKLSDIAILVRDNKFGRKVRKYLEENNLPSVLTSEESVFDTEEAQNILEFLDCAENPANDRKIKKVLTGGLFLMPASKLNKVLEDESKWAEILDRFKNFNRLWTEFSVMEMLDCLFYEHNILNIQAKLVSGERRITNLIHIFEILHEEEVKNRHGKKSLVNWFAEKVLNNTSFSKEYQLRMESDKKKLKIMTVHKSKGLEFPIVFCGFLPKNVRVKNEFGILYHDEETKELILDFNSGIDEKPGYLLKEESIAEDLRVFYVAVTRAKYKTYIFLDEDKKKTDTYATRLFKNEDGNLFSAIENISKTSKGSINFKIYDSSESLKTYDYLPFKENLEFKNCVFKKELKKSFQISSFSLVSLNKEKDDERFDSFSDEKFEIPVENQDEFNIFNFPKGAFSGIFFHSIFEDLNFCALDDEIEELVKLKLEKFGFDNQWLSCVCEMVRNVLNKELKKGLFLKNINKNQKITELEFYYPLKEKEINFFLRNLCLLDLNEEFKKRLENITANESKGFMKGFIDLVFEHDSKFYILDWKSNHLGFLYKDYKNENLFKEICNSLYFLQYYIYSYALDKYLKYRLGKNYSFEKNFGGVYYLFLRGIDSSENTTGVFYDLPLLPSTEV; encoded by the coding sequence ATGAAAGTTTTTGATCCTTTTGAAACAAATATAAAAAATTCTACAACCCTTATAGAAGCAAGTGCAGGAACAGGAAAAACCTATACAATAACTTCCCTTATTCTAAGACTTGTACTTGAAAAAGACCTTTCAATAAAAGAAATTCTTGTTGTTACTTTTACTGAAGCAGCAGCCCTGGAATTAAAGGACAGAATTTTAAAAAGACTTAGAGAAACCCTTAAAGGATTTGAAAGTTTAATTAAAGATAAAAAAGAAAATATTAAAGATCCTTTTATTTTAAAGCTTGTAGATTCATACCCTGATCCAAAAGAGGGAATGGTTAAAATATCTTCTGCAATAAGAGATTTTGATCTTTCCTGTATTTTTACAATTCATGGGTTTTGCTATAAAGTTCTTTCAGAATATGCCTTTGAAACAAAAAACTTTTTTGAATCTGAAATTTTGGGTGATGAATCTGTGCTTATTGGAAAAAGTGCTGATGATTTTTATAGAAACTATATTGATTCTTCAGATTCCAATAAATCCCGTTTTCTTTTTTTAAATAATTTAGGCCCTGATTATATAGCTGATTTGGTAAAAAAATATATGTCTTATCCAGAGCTTAAAATTATTGCTAAAAAGCCTTCTGATAATCTTAATGAAATTAATGATGAATTTTTTCAATGTGAAAAAGAAGCTGGGCAAATTTGGGAAACTGAGCAGTCTAAAATAAGGGAAATTTTAACTGATTCAGATATTTTTAAAAAAACAATCAGTGGAAACTTTGAAGAAAGAAAAGAATATCTTGATAAAGTTTTTGAATCGAAAAAAAATTTAAGTTCTGTTTACACCAAGGAAAAAATAAACAGAAAAAACAATCCTTTTATGTATTTTAAGTGGACTGAAGTAGAAAAAGGAGCAAAAAAAGGAAAAGAAGCTCCTTTTCATATTTTTTTTGAAAAATGCGAAGAACTCCACAATAAAGCTTTAGAGCTAGAAGAAGAAACTTTAAAGTTTCTTTCATTATTTAAAAAAACAGGATTTAAAGAAACCTTAAAAATTCTTTCCAATTTAAAAGATGAGCAAAAAGTTCTTGGGTTTGGAGATTTTTTGTTTAAGGTTAAGTATTCAATTGAAAATGACAATCAAGATGTTTTTAAAAACACTTTGAGGACAAGATATAAATCAGCTCTTATTGACGAATTTCAAGACACTGATCTTGTTCAGTATGAAATTTTTAAAAAAGTATTTAAAGGCTATTGTCCTCTTTTTTTTATTGGGGATCCTAAACAGGCAATTTACAGATTCAGGGGAGCAGATATTTATGCCTACCTTAATGCTAGAAAAGATGCAGATCATATTTTCACCCTTAATAAAAACTATAGATCTTCAATTCAGGCAGTAAATTCAGTAAATAATGTTTTTTCATTCTCAGCCAATCCTTTTTGCATTGAGGAAATTAATTATTTTGAAATCGGGGCTGTAAAACCTGAATCTGATTCAATTTTTGAAGAAGAAAAGCCTTCAGGAGGAATGGAGTTTGTTTTGATGTCTGAAAAAACAGGCACAAATCAAACTCAAAAAGAAAATTTTATTTTAAAATATATTGTTTCTGAAATTACAAATATTTTATCCAGGTCTCAAAATAAAAAAATAAAAATTGAAGATAAAGAAATTAAACTTTCAGATATTGCTATCCTGGTAAGGGATAATAAGTTTGGAAGGAAAGTAAGGAAATATCTTGAAGAAAACAATCTTCCTTCTGTACTTACCAGTGAAGAATCTGTTTTTGATACAGAAGAAGCCCAAAATATTCTTGAATTTTTAGACTGTGCTGAAAATCCGGCAAATGATCGAAAAATAAAAAAAGTTCTTACAGGAGGACTTTTTTTAATGCCTGCTTCCAAATTGAATAAAGTTCTTGAAGACGAATCAAAATGGGCAGAAATTTTAGATAGATTTAAAAATTTCAATAGATTATGGACAGAGTTTTCCGTAATGGAAATGCTTGATTGTCTTTTTTATGAACATAATATTTTAAATATTCAGGCAAAGCTTGTTTCAGGTGAAAGAAGAATAACCAACTTAATCCATATTTTTGAAATTCTTCATGAAGAGGAAGTGAAAAACAGGCATGGGAAAAAATCTCTTGTAAACTGGTTTGCTGAAAAAGTTTTGAACAACACCAGTTTTTCAAAGGAATATCAGCTCAGAATGGAAAGCGATAAAAAAAAGCTTAAAATTATGACTGTTCATAAAAGTAAAGGCCTTGAGTTTCCCATAGTTTTTTGTGGTTTTCTACCTAAAAATGTCAGGGTTAAAAATGAATTTGGAATTTTATACCATGATGAAGAAACAAAAGAGCTTATTCTTGATTTTAACTCAGGAATAGATGAGAAGCCCGGGTATCTTTTAAAGGAAGAAAGTATTGCTGAGGATTTAAGGGTTTTTTATGTAGCAGTTACAAGAGCAAAATATAAAACTTATATATTTCTTGATGAAGATAAGAAAAAAACCGACACTTATGCTACCAGACTTTTTAAAAATGAAGATGGAAATCTTTTTTCTGCAATAGAAAATATTTCAAAAACCTCTAAAGGATCAATAAATTTTAAAATTTATGATTCCTCTGAAAGTTTAAAAACTTATGATTATCTTCCCTTTAAAGAAAACCTGGAATTTAAAAACTGTGTGTTTAAAAAGGAATTAAAAAAAAGCTTCCAGATTTCATCTTTTTCACTTGTGTCTTTAAATAAGGAAAAAGATGATGAAAGATTTGATTCATTCAGTGATGAAAAATTTGAAATCCCTGTGGAAAATCAGGATGAGTTTAATATTTTTAATTTTCCCAAAGGTGCTTTTTCAGGAATATTTTTTCATTCCATTTTTGAGGATTTAAATTTTTGTGCATTAGACGATGAAATTGAAGAGTTGGTGAAACTCAAGCTTGAGAAATTTGGATTTGATAATCAATGGCTTTCCTGTGTTTGTGAAATGGTAAGAAATGTTTTAAATAAAGAATTAAAAAAAGGCCTTTTTTTAAAAAACATAAATAAGAATCAAAAAATTACTGAGCTTGAATTTTATTATCCCTTAAAAGAAAAAGAAATTAATTTTTTTTTAAGAAATCTTTGTTTACTTGATTTGAATGAAGAATTTAAAAAAAGGCTTGAAAACATTACTGCCAATGAATCCAAGGGCTTTATGAAAGGATTTATAGATCTTGTTTTTGAGCATGACAGCAAGTTTTATATTCTTGATTGGAAATCAAATCATCTGGGGTTTTTATACAAAGATTATAAAAATGAAAATCTTTTTAAAGAGATTTGCAACAGCCTTTATTTTCTTCAGTATTATATTTATTCTTATGCCCT